Within Rhodopirellula islandica, the genomic segment GCGGCTGAACCTGCTTCATCACACGAATTTGAACCGTGCTGGTTTGACTTCGCAGCAACTGCGAGCCTTCATCACCAGCACTCACCGAACTTTTGCCCGATGGATCTTTCGCGGTCGCCAGGTAAAAATTGTCCAGCGGATCACGAGCGGGATGATCTTCGGGAATGTTCAGGGCGACGAAGTTGTGCCACGGGTCTTCGACCTCGGGTCCTTCGGCGACCTCAAATCCCATCCGCCCCATGATCTCCGTCAGGTGACTGATCGTCTGCGTGATCGGATGAATGTGGCCCAATGACGGGCGAGTGCCTGGCAGCGTCGGGTCGAAGGTCGGGTCCGCCCCGGAATCGCTCCCACCGGAAAGGCTCTGCTGTGCGTCTTCAAAAGCAACGTTGATCGCCGACTTGACCGCATTCAGCTTGGCACCCGCGGCAGGCTTGTCCGCCTTTTCGATTCCGCCCAGCATCTTCTGAATGTCTTTGAGCTGGCCTTTCTTGGCCCCCAAAAACACCACGCGAGCCTCCTCGAGCGCGGCCGCATCGGAAGCGGACGCGAACGCGGATTCAGCGTCCGACTGGAGCTGGTCCAGTCGGGAGAGGAATGGATCAAGTGACATGATGGCGACTTAAGCAGCCAGAGTCTCTTTGACCTTGTCGCAAACTTGCTTGAAGCCGGCAGCGTCATGAATCGCCATTTCCGACAACGATTTGCGATCGAGTTGAATCTCGGCTTTGTTCAGGCCGTGAATGAACTCACTGTAGCGCAACCCATGTTGCTTGACGGCAGCGTTGATCCGAATGATCCACAGCTTGCGGAATTCACGTTTGCGGACGCGACGATCGCGGAATGCGAACGCGCCCGAACGGAGCAGGGTCTCTTTGACGGTACGCGTCAGATTCCCGCGGCCACCGCGAAAACCTTTGGCTCGTTTGAACAGACGCTTCTTGGATTGCCGGCGAGCGGCACCTTTGGTCGTACGCATCGAATTGAATTCCTAAATGCTGGGGTGATCTTTCGGGTCGTCCTGATTCAGGCCCCGGCAGAAAGAAAGGTCAACGCGACCGCTCGATCTCCGAAGTTCCGCCCAACCAGGTGGCCGTAGGATTCCGTGGTGGAAAATGAAGTGAAAGTCCGGTCGAATCAGTAACTGTGGCCGTTCAGAGCTGCGTGAATGGTCGGTTCCATGCACACGGCGACGGAGGTGGTTCCACGCAAGTTACGACGACGCTTTTTGCTCAAACCCTTGGCCAAGTGGCTTGTACCGCTTTGACGGTGCATTGCCTTGCCGGTGGCCGACAGGCGGAACCGTTTCTTGGTCCCTTTGTGCGTTTTGATTTTGTTTCCCATGAGGGCATCAACACTGGTTGGATGGTGATTTTCGAAAAACGAAGCGGGGAAGCATATCGGATTGTCTTGGAAGCTGCTAGGGCGACCCCCCGGTTTCTGCCCGGTTGCCCCGGTTTCAGTGCAGTTGTCCGTGTGGAAATGACCGCACCCTCCACAACTGGCCTGTTGATTCACTCGAGTTCACAACCCGACGCGTGAGGATTCAATCAACAGGCCGCAACGCGACGGGCTGTTCGGGCAAAGATCGGCAGAACCGACCGAATTGCTGCACAAAAGTGTTCTCCGACGGCAGTAATACCTGTCTGATTCCCCGCAGAACACGTCCGGCCCGCAATAAAAGTCGCGAAACCCTCAGTTTTCTTGCCATGCCAGATTTGGGCAGTCCTGCAATCCGATCATTGCGTGAATCTGTTCCCTCGCGGCCTCCCCGGCGGCAGATTCGTCTATCATCGGACGCGATCGCTAAGATCCCTTCCCAAATCCCCTCCCCGCAGAAGCAAGTCCCCATGATTCAGAGACTCCAAGCTTGGATCGGCTCATCCAGCGCGACGACCGCGTCATCCCAATTGCGAACCACCCGCCGAGCAATCTTGCCGGTCATCGCCGCAACGCTGATTGGTTTTGCGATGCAAACCAGCCCGGTGTCGGCCGAGGAAACGACCGCTCAGCACCGGGTGTTGTTGCACGGCAAAAAAGGCTTGGTCGTCGTTGAACCCGACGGTTCGACTGGATGGCAAATGGACTGGGGCGGCATTCACGATCTACATCTGCTTCCCAACGGTCACATCCTGACTCGCCAAGGCCCGGCAACCGTCGTCGAAATCGATCCGAGCACGAAAGAAGTGGTGCGGAGCTACGATTGTGGCAAAGAGGGAGGCAACGAGGGCAAACGAATCGAAATCCACGCGTTTGAACCACTTCCCAACGGCAACCTGATGATCGCCGAATCCGGCGCCCAGCGATTGATCGAAGTCAACCGCGATGGAGACATCGTCCACAAGATTGCACTCCAAGTGGAGCACCCCCACGCACACACTGACACCCGCTTGGTGCGACGACTTAAATCAGGCAATTACCTGGTCGCCCATGAAGCCGATGGCAAGGCTCGCGAATACAACCCTGACGGCGACGTGGTCTGGGAATACGAAGTGCCGATGTTCGGCAAGCAAGAAGCTGGTGGCCACGGCCCCGAAGCGTTTGGCAACCGCCTGTTCACCGCCTTGCGGATGGACAACGGCAACACGCTGATCGCGTCCGGAAATGGGCACAGTGTCCTCGAAGTCACACCGGACAAGAAAATCGTTTGGGAAATCCACCAAAACGATCTCCCAGGAATCCGCCTGGCCTGGGTCACCACCCTGCAAATCCTTGAGAATGGCAACTACGTGATCGGCAACTGTCATGCAGGGCCCGGGCAACCGATCCTGATTGAACTGGAACCTTCCACCAAGCAAGTCGTCTGGCAACTCGATCGCTTCCAAGACTTCGGAAACAACGTTTCCAACTCGGTTGTCATCGACGAAGCCCAACTTGATTGGCTGGACTGAACGGACGACTCGACATCGCGAACGAAAGCGAACACCTCAAACCACCGACTCCTTGCTAGAAGAGGCGTCAGGTACGGGCGGTCGCTCCAGCGAACAATTGCATCAGGGAATCACAACAATTCGCCAGTAAGAACGCATCAGGTCGTGAAGGTTCCGACAGGCATCGCCAACGCGAGACTTCAAGATGTACCCCGCGACGTTCTTCTTGTACGCGGCGACCAAATCCACCTCGTGATCGGACGTGGTCAACACAAACACAACGGTCGAATTGAGTTCCGGGTCTCGCCGAATCTCTTCGAGAAACTCCACGCCAGTCATGATTGGCATGTTGAGATCTAAAAAAACAATCCGCTGCGGCCCCACCGTCTTGGTTGGATGCTCGCCTCGCAAAATGTCCAATGCGACTTGACCATTTTCGGCCACCGTCAGTGGATTTGGAACCTCATTCTTTTTGATACCGCGTTCAAACGCCATCACATCGATTTCGTTGTCCTCGACAAGCAAGATGTGAACCTCGTCTAAACTCGAAACCGTCGTATGCGACATATCAATCAACCCGGCGTAAGAAAAGAGCTCGCACAATGAAGAAAATCATGAAAAGTCGAAGAACGTCTTGGTCAGACGCACATTGCGAGCAGGTTGGCTAGCGTATCGAATCTGCTTCCTTCAACGAAACGCTCAAACCGAACTGCTCAATCACCCCCATGGACTTCGAGTGTTTCCTTCTCCGGTCTCGCTCCATGAATTTGCGTGATCGAGGACCAATGGGCCACGACGGCAATGATCTTCCCCGCGAAATACACGCAGCGAGACGCACAAAAATCCACCGCCAAATCCCTTTCTCTTCCCGCCATCAATTGTACACCACCCGGTGCCCCTCCCACTCTCCGAGGTCGTGCGGCCTCTGGATACCGTTTTCCAGCGGATTTTCGCGGGATGCCCCTCTCCCGAATCGAGCCAGGCTGCGCGCAGAGAACTGCGTGCAGAGGACAGTTTGAAGGGAGCTCGATGAGAACCACGCAAAGAGACAAGCGAGGTAAAAACGACGCGTCAGAGCCACCAATCGAGACAAAGCCCTCAGCAACATCCCGCAGCGACACCGTCAACCAGCGTCTTCGAATCCGGCAGAGCAGCTCGTTCGGGGGGCCAGCCAGCGGAGCACCACCGAAAAATATAAGCGCAATCGGTGGACCGTCCCTCTACCCATGCGGGCTCCGAAGATCTAAAGTGAACGCAATCGAGAATCGTTCTCATTTACAGGTGATGCTTTGATAGCCGAACTCGCTCTGGATCGTTGTGGATCCAACTGTGCCGAAATCATTCGATTGGACCTGCCGGAGAACTGCGCGTCACGTTTGAAAGCGTTGGGTCTGTTTGAAGGTCAATTGGTCCAGCTGTCTCGCCGAGGCAACCCGCTGATCCTGAAAGCCGCTGGAAGCCGGATTGCCGTCGCCGGAGAGATCGCTCAGCAGATCTTCGTGCGGGCCACCGACGGATGAACGTTTCACCGGTTGCGAGTTGCAACTCTTCGGAAGATTCATCCCCCAAACAGCTTTGCCAAGCTCGTGTGGTTGCCATGGTTGGCAACCCGAATGTCGGCAAAACGTCGCTGTTCAACCGACTGACCAATCTGCTTGCGAAGACGTCCAACTTTGCCGGCACCACCGTGGACCGTCGAACTGGCACCGTGGATTTGGAGGAAGGTCAGTCCTGCACGCTGGTCGACTTGCCTGGGTTGTACTCCCTGACGGCGTCGTCTCCCGAAGAACAAATCGCACGAGCGTTCATCACCGGCGAATCCGAGTGCCCTCCCGAGGGCGTGTTGGTCGTGGTCGACGCGACCAACCTTCAACGCAGCCTTGCCGTTGCCCGCGAGGCCATCCAGTGCGGACGCCCGACACTGGTTGTGGTCAACATGATCGAACTGGCGCGGAAAAGCGGCGTTGATGTCGACTTGGAGATCCTCTCTCAAAAACTCGGCTGCCCGGTCATTGGCGTTTCTGCTCGCACCGGAGAAGGCCTCCCCCAACTCAAGGCGAGCCTTCGTCAATTACTCCAACCACGTAAAATGGTTGTGTTGGGGGCTGACGCCCAAACGACCGAACTGGAATGCGGAGCTTGCGGAGCCTGTCCGTTTGCAGACGGTCACCGCTGGGCATCCACCCTGGCTCGCGAAAGCACCCGAACCGGTTACGTTGCCTCGGACGAATGGACGGACCG encodes:
- the rpmI gene encoding 50S ribosomal protein L35, translating into MGNKIKTHKGTKKRFRLSATGKAMHRQSGTSHLAKGLSKKRRRNLRGTTSVAVCMEPTIHAALNGHSY
- a CDS encoding PQQ-binding-like beta-propeller repeat protein gives rise to the protein MIQRLQAWIGSSSATTASSQLRTTRRAILPVIAATLIGFAMQTSPVSAEETTAQHRVLLHGKKGLVVVEPDGSTGWQMDWGGIHDLHLLPNGHILTRQGPATVVEIDPSTKEVVRSYDCGKEGGNEGKRIEIHAFEPLPNGNLMIAESGAQRLIEVNRDGDIVHKIALQVEHPHAHTDTRLVRRLKSGNYLVAHEADGKAREYNPDGDVVWEYEVPMFGKQEAGGHGPEAFGNRLFTALRMDNGNTLIASGNGHSVLEVTPDKKIVWEIHQNDLPGIRLAWVTTLQILENGNYVIGNCHAGPGQPILIELEPSTKQVVWQLDRFQDFGNNVSNSVVIDEAQLDWLD
- a CDS encoding response regulator — translated: MSHTTVSSLDEVHILLVEDNEIDVMAFERGIKKNEVPNPLTVAENGQVALDILRGEHPTKTVGPQRIVFLDLNMPIMTGVEFLEEIRRDPELNSTVVFVLTTSDHEVDLVAAYKKNVAGYILKSRVGDACRNLHDLMRSYWRIVVIP
- a CDS encoding FeoA family protein; translation: MIAELALDRCGSNCAEIIRLDLPENCASRLKALGLFEGQLVQLSRRGNPLILKAAGSRIAVAGEIAQQIFVRATDG
- the rplT gene encoding 50S ribosomal protein L20; the protein is MRTTKGAARRQSKKRLFKRAKGFRGGRGNLTRTVKETLLRSGAFAFRDRRVRKREFRKLWIIRINAAVKQHGLRYSEFIHGLNKAEIQLDRKSLSEMAIHDAAGFKQVCDKVKETLAA
- the pheS gene encoding phenylalanine--tRNA ligase subunit alpha, with protein sequence MSLDPFLSRLDQLQSDAESAFASASDAAALEEARVVFLGAKKGQLKDIQKMLGGIEKADKPAAGAKLNAVKSAINVAFEDAQQSLSGGSDSGADPTFDPTLPGTRPSLGHIHPITQTISHLTEIMGRMGFEVAEGPEVEDPWHNFVALNIPEDHPARDPLDNFYLATAKDPSGKSSVSAGDEGSQLLRSQTSTVQIRVMKQVQPPIRIISLGRVYRPDAPDATHFPMFHQMEGLLVDTNVTMANLKTVLRVFANNYLGEDVEIRFRPSFFPFTEPSVEVDFLWNGTWIEFGGAGMIDPNVFAAVGYDPEKVSGFAFGLGVERLCMRRHGITDIRDLYSGDLRFLKQF